One stretch of Marinobacterium iners DNA includes these proteins:
- a CDS encoding CHC2 zinc finger domain-containing protein, with protein sequence MTAPLKQPHQRHPLTAADLLGRLDRVKPTGKDRYMACCPAHQDKSPSLSVRFDTTDGRVLMHCFAGCEISDICAAIGLEVADLYPRTDRPHYAGLPDWKRRRLEDAMSHLKLLILMTENAQKAGQALSDKDQADYQQAVARVAKIKEVLRNG encoded by the coding sequence ATGACCGCACCGCTCAAACAACCACACCAGCGTCACCCGCTGACCGCCGCCGATCTGCTGGGACGGCTCGACAGGGTAAAGCCCACCGGCAAAGATCGTTACATGGCCTGTTGCCCTGCACACCAGGACAAAAGCCCGAGTCTGTCTGTCCGCTTCGACACCACCGATGGCCGTGTGCTGATGCACTGTTTTGCGGGTTGTGAGATCAGCGACATTTGCGCCGCCATTGGCCTTGAGGTGGCCGATCTGTACCCGCGCACCGACCGTCCGCACTATGCCGGACTGCCCGACTGGAAGCGCCGCCGTCTTGAGGATGCAATGTCCCACCTGAAGCTGCTGATCCTGATGACGGAGAACGCTCAAAAGGCCGGACAAGCACTGTCCGATAAGGATCAAGCCGACTATCAGCAGGCAGTTGCACGAGTAGCCAAGATCAAGGAGGTGCTGCGCAATGGGTGA
- a CDS encoding helix-turn-helix transcriptional regulator, protein MTATPEMLQQRELQILRRRQVEELTGLGRSTIYREISLDRFPKPIKLNPNGTSVGWLASEIYAWIEARIADSRVA, encoded by the coding sequence ATGACCGCAACCCCCGAAATGCTGCAACAGCGTGAACTCCAGATTCTGCGCCGCCGTCAGGTGGAAGAGCTGACCGGCCTTGGCCGCAGCACAATCTATCGTGAAATTTCCCTCGACCGCTTCCCGAAGCCCATCAAACTGAACCCCAATGGCACCAGTGTTGGTTGGCTGGCAAGCGAGATTTATGCGTGGATCGAAGCGCGTATTGCTGACAGCCGTGTGGCCTGA
- a CDS encoding tyrosine-type recombinase/integrase encodes MASITDRQINAKPGTGSRWLSESVIRGHGALTVRITPKGERIFYFRYIDSQGKRVTMPIGNYSREEKLGCLTLTQARLRAKELAGLHQSGITNLREHLEAEEQHRQAREEAERIRLERENQLHRSRMTINDLFKHWMKVDLIRRKDRGESTLRLFTIDVLPKIGQLAAEDIRRSHVTQITDSIMARGAPRMAKVALSEMRQMFRFAVVREIIEADPTAAIAKANIGGKNMERDRVLSEEEVRLLVKQMPDAGLMPTTELAVWIALSTGCRIGELLSAEWGHINIEQHTWYMPSTKNGKPHTVYLSDFAVQQFRALQQHTGSGQWCYPNRNGTAPVCPKTVNKQLQDRQRQPDQDRMSGRSKSSQALLLPGGKWTPHDLRRTAATMMVEAGILPEVAERCLNHAEQNRVKRTYQRHSYAAEMQHAWQTLGQRLAVLTQPEGSNVISASFGKQAG; translated from the coding sequence ATGGCTTCAATTACTGACCGTCAGATCAATGCGAAACCCGGCACAGGAAGCCGGTGGCTGAGTGAGAGCGTTATCAGAGGTCATGGCGCCCTGACTGTGAGGATCACCCCCAAAGGCGAGCGCATTTTCTACTTCCGGTATATCGATAGCCAGGGCAAGCGGGTAACGATGCCTATCGGCAATTACAGCCGAGAGGAGAAGTTGGGCTGCCTGACATTGACACAAGCCAGACTCAGGGCCAAAGAGCTTGCCGGTCTACACCAGAGCGGCATTACCAATCTGCGTGAACACCTTGAAGCGGAGGAACAGCACAGGCAGGCAAGGGAGGAAGCCGAGCGCATCCGTCTGGAAAGAGAGAACCAGCTTCACCGTAGCCGCATGACGATCAACGATCTGTTTAAACACTGGATGAAGGTTGATCTGATCCGCAGAAAAGACCGAGGTGAAAGTACCCTACGCCTGTTTACGATTGACGTGCTGCCAAAGATAGGCCAGCTTGCAGCCGAGGATATTCGCCGCAGCCATGTTACCCAAATCACAGACTCAATCATGGCAAGGGGTGCGCCCCGTATGGCAAAGGTAGCTCTGTCCGAAATGCGGCAGATGTTCCGCTTTGCTGTGGTGCGTGAAATTATCGAGGCTGACCCTACCGCTGCCATTGCCAAAGCCAACATTGGTGGCAAAAACATGGAGCGTGACCGGGTACTGTCGGAGGAGGAAGTTCGCTTACTGGTAAAACAGATGCCAGACGCTGGGCTGATGCCAACAACCGAGCTGGCTGTATGGATCGCTCTATCCACCGGCTGTCGAATTGGAGAGCTACTGTCTGCTGAGTGGGGGCATATCAACATTGAGCAGCACACTTGGTACATGCCCAGCACCAAGAATGGTAAACCGCATACTGTTTACCTATCTGACTTTGCAGTACAGCAGTTCAGAGCGTTGCAGCAGCACACTGGTTCAGGCCAATGGTGTTATCCGAACAGAAATGGCACCGCTCCGGTATGTCCCAAAACCGTTAACAAGCAGCTTCAGGATCGACAGCGTCAGCCAGACCAAGACCGTATGAGTGGCCGCAGCAAAAGCAGCCAGGCTCTGTTGCTTCCGGGCGGCAAGTGGACACCGCACGATCTGAGGCGCACCGCTGCAACGATGATGGTTGAGGCCGGTATTCTGCCCGAAGTGGCCGAACGCTGCTTGAACCATGCCGAGCAAAACCGGGTTAAGCGGACATACCAACGCCACAGCTACGCTGCTGAGATGCAACACGCGTGGCAGACGCTAGGCCAACGGCTGGCGGTACTGACTCAGCCTGAGGGCAGCAACGTAATCAGCGCCAGCTTTGGCAAACAGGCAGGCTGA
- a CDS encoding site-specific integrase → MGAIRQTGLKIRPTSILVRFQYQGQRYEETVRMKPTQANIKAAARMRAEILREIELGSFTFANWFPDSKHAQKEKKTDSTFEQVAQTYMSSLMLADSTIMEYKKVLRKYWVPELGSMLIRDIRFSDLIEVVNSIPWSSAKTRNNALTPLRGCFKFAVQDMQIERDPSEYLKNQKHIKPEPDPFTLQELNMITGWLDKNAHPCEANLIEFAFWTGLRSSELSGLMWSDVDWQQSTVRVQRARDRSGGGLKPTKTYEVRDVELNARAKAALQRQRRWSELQAKEVFINPNTGEHYMTNKAVRTFFKKALRKLGIRHRPPYNTRHTFCTLALIAGANVMWVSKQMGHSTTQMTLTRYSKWINGVTTTSQSKMLDALNDSDNMNETNNSEVVNG, encoded by the coding sequence TTGGGTGCAATCCGGCAAACAGGCCTGAAAATCAGGCCTACATCTATCCTCGTCCGCTTCCAGTACCAGGGGCAGCGGTATGAGGAAACGGTCCGCATGAAGCCGACACAAGCAAACATCAAAGCTGCAGCACGGATGCGTGCCGAGATTCTCAGGGAGATCGAGCTAGGTAGCTTCACATTTGCAAACTGGTTTCCTGATAGCAAACACGCACAGAAGGAGAAAAAAACTGACAGCACATTCGAACAGGTTGCACAGACCTATATGAGTAGTCTGATGTTGGCAGACTCTACGATTATGGAGTACAAAAAGGTCCTCCGAAAATACTGGGTGCCAGAACTGGGGAGTATGCTGATACGCGACATCCGGTTTTCGGATTTAATCGAGGTCGTTAACAGCATTCCCTGGTCTTCAGCCAAAACACGGAACAACGCATTAACTCCGCTGAGGGGATGTTTCAAGTTCGCAGTACAAGATATGCAGATCGAACGCGATCCATCGGAGTATTTGAAGAACCAGAAGCATATCAAACCAGAACCAGATCCATTCACCCTACAAGAGCTCAATATGATCACCGGTTGGCTCGACAAAAATGCCCACCCATGCGAAGCAAATTTGATTGAGTTTGCTTTTTGGACCGGCCTGAGATCGTCAGAGCTTTCAGGCCTGATGTGGTCTGATGTTGACTGGCAACAGTCTACAGTCAGAGTACAACGTGCCCGGGATCGGTCTGGAGGTGGTTTGAAGCCGACAAAGACCTATGAAGTTCGAGATGTGGAGCTTAATGCCAGAGCCAAAGCGGCGCTTCAACGCCAAAGGCGATGGTCTGAACTACAGGCTAAGGAGGTGTTCATTAACCCCAATACCGGTGAGCATTACATGACCAACAAGGCAGTACGCACTTTCTTCAAGAAGGCCTTGAGGAAACTGGGGATTCGACACCGCCCTCCCTACAACACGCGCCACACGTTTTGCACGCTGGCATTGATTGCAGGCGCAAACGTAATGTGGGTCAGTAAGCAAATGGGGCATTCGACAACTCAGATGACACTAACCCGCTACTCTAAGTGGATAAACGGAGTCACGACAACCAGCCAAAGCAAGATGCTGGATGCACTCAATGACAGTGATAACATGAACGAAACTAATAATTCGGAGGTCGTGAACGGTTAG
- a CDS encoding excisionase: protein MKVKPISFVTKKKLAELTGYTVAAIETKVRDGVWREGVIYVKSPDGRLHFNLEEYENWVQSGKQA, encoded by the coding sequence ATGAAGGTAAAACCAATCAGCTTTGTAACCAAGAAAAAGCTGGCAGAGCTCACTGGTTACACTGTTGCAGCAATTGAAACAAAAGTCCGTGACGGTGTATGGCGAGAGGGGGTAATCTACGTGAAGTCGCCCGATGGCCGGCTGCACTTCAATTTGGAGGAGTACGAAAATTGGGTGCAATCCGGCAAACAGGCCTGA
- a CDS encoding radical SAM protein, which translates to MDYQLSQSGQTAHVEVTRLPTGDPLPALIELEKELADQNLRRIELFFSEGASPPVDRLTHAGYQESGSERFFKSVHYQPSVRFSITEKCNYACFFCHEEGMEMGKARAAAQQEQLFDVLRQFHELNYQDFTFTGGEPLLNPNKIVACLDYMESIGYLPDITFVSNGLALTEKLLARLQAYPGKMRFNISMHSLEEHAYNQIVQDIQKPNAPLRHNEHRRVKENLLKLQAAGIPFKLNFVLLKGLNTSDEAIQAVLDYALQLGATRIKFLELLLTKELNHLYGYFYRLDALRERLSDQLTLTERSFRRDVYRYADTQLELEFQHCTCARGCNTCTVNRDANFTAELKYFPCFLHSDEDFDLKTVALEEAITQGDQKIQRMAQYYGDDSPIIVRNHYLTQEEQFYYYLASSSAIEQLKRKLSLEERLERRRDFNEIYLTLVGQAGDDFSTVYKLSRNSYDQHALEIEQAYSFDPLKPGLVTTHFSGESQKVIDPDLYLKQLAEQGYEQRLNLNWSIFFYRLRRSSFVRQSELSISHNLESGLFFVRSDTPLDDEQLKPMTEPLASYISTRMRLA; encoded by the coding sequence ATGGACTACCAGTTATCCCAGAGCGGGCAAACAGCTCATGTTGAAGTCACGCGGCTTCCAACAGGTGATCCTCTCCCCGCACTGATTGAATTAGAGAAAGAGCTGGCAGATCAAAATCTGAGACGGATTGAGCTGTTTTTCAGTGAAGGAGCATCCCCTCCGGTAGATCGCCTGACTCATGCCGGCTATCAGGAATCTGGCTCAGAACGCTTCTTCAAGTCGGTACACTATCAACCTTCTGTTCGTTTCTCGATCACTGAAAAGTGCAATTACGCATGCTTCTTCTGCCATGAAGAAGGCATGGAGATGGGCAAAGCACGTGCTGCTGCCCAACAGGAACAGCTATTTGACGTTCTGCGGCAATTCCATGAGTTGAATTATCAGGATTTTACCTTTACCGGCGGAGAGCCTTTGCTCAACCCGAATAAGATTGTTGCCTGTCTCGATTACATGGAATCAATAGGCTACCTGCCTGACATCACGTTTGTTTCCAATGGGCTGGCTCTGACCGAAAAACTTTTGGCCCGCCTGCAAGCCTATCCTGGCAAAATGCGCTTTAACATTTCGATGCATAGCCTTGAAGAGCATGCCTACAACCAGATTGTGCAGGATATACAAAAGCCGAACGCGCCACTTCGTCACAACGAGCACCGCCGCGTAAAAGAAAATTTGCTGAAGCTGCAAGCGGCAGGTATCCCTTTCAAGCTTAACTTTGTTCTATTAAAAGGTCTCAATACGTCAGATGAAGCCATCCAGGCTGTGTTGGATTACGCGTTACAGCTTGGCGCAACGCGGATCAAGTTTCTGGAGCTGCTGTTAACTAAAGAGCTGAATCATCTGTATGGATACTTCTACCGGCTGGATGCACTGCGCGAGCGTCTAAGTGACCAGCTGACTCTTACAGAGCGGAGTTTCAGGCGTGATGTGTATCGCTATGCAGACACACAGTTGGAGCTTGAATTCCAGCATTGTACCTGTGCCAGAGGCTGCAACACCTGCACCGTAAATCGTGACGCTAACTTTACTGCAGAGCTGAAATACTTTCCCTGTTTCCTGCATTCGGATGAAGACTTTGATTTGAAAACTGTGGCGCTTGAAGAGGCGATCACGCAAGGCGATCAAAAAATTCAACGCATGGCACAGTACTATGGTGATGACAGTCCCATCATTGTTCGTAATCACTATCTGACTCAAGAAGAGCAGTTTTATTACTATCTGGCCTCATCCAGCGCTATAGAGCAGCTCAAAAGAAAGCTTTCACTGGAGGAAAGGCTGGAGCGCAGACGGGACTTCAACGAGATCTACCTGACGTTGGTGGGTCAGGCAGGCGACGATTTTTCCACTGTGTACAAGCTAAGCCGCAATAGTTACGACCAGCACGCACTGGAAATCGAGCAGGCTTACAGTTTTGATCCGCTCAAGCCAGGATTGGTCACGACGCATTTTTCTGGCGAAAGCCAGAAGGTCATTGACCCGGACTTGTACCTGAAACAGCTGGCAGAGCAGGGGTATGAGCAGCGTTTAAACTTGAACTGGTCCATCTTTTTTTACCGTTTGCGGCGGTCCAGTTTTGTGCGGCAATCAGAGTTATCCATCAGCCATAACCTTGAGAGTGGGCTGTTCTTTGTAAGATCTGATACTCCCTTGGATGATGAGCAATTGAAGCCAATGACAGAACCCCTAGCTTCGTATATAAGCACCAGAATGCGGCTGGCATGA
- the csm6 gene encoding CRISPR-associated ring nuclease Csm6, with protein sequence MPTTMNVANSNGPVESDHWLICVAGSSPAVVTETLYCLKDRENFPNKVVIFTTLHGKGQIEKQGLKQQVSNLCRDYNLPVISGAKIEVRIVTNSAGVELEDIRTSEHQEAMADFLTRQIREITHPRGKGKKRPDSIHASLAGGRKSMSFYMGNIFSFFASANDELSHVLVEPGYEVPGFWYPKPEPFNITVKSYATGDVTGVLDASKAEIELSTIPFVQLSNALVSTDSDAFHNLSYQQLVDIYQVTLDPSRIKLTFNIKNLSVDLNGRVLPIRNFDSYLLYYLVARDSHENSFSYQKEVFGNKEHALTQALWQLMGEVTGIRDFESLIGNSWEAPAEYVEKYIARLKQENPDLIPLHQSPKLFSSLSKDGVISEKSIERMMTDIRKALEQTEGRPTVNVCKVATLKEDGEERKAAKGVDAYLGLLLPAHQIQLI encoded by the coding sequence ATGCCAACGACAATGAACGTCGCTAATTCAAATGGACCGGTCGAAAGTGACCATTGGCTGATCTGTGTCGCGGGATCATCTCCGGCCGTTGTGACCGAAACACTCTATTGCTTGAAAGACCGTGAAAATTTCCCGAATAAGGTCGTGATATTCACAACCCTACATGGTAAGGGCCAGATCGAAAAACAAGGCTTGAAACAGCAAGTTTCGAATCTGTGTCGGGACTATAACCTGCCGGTTATCAGTGGCGCTAAGATTGAGGTGCGTATTGTAACGAATTCAGCGGGCGTTGAGCTCGAGGATATACGGACTTCTGAGCATCAAGAAGCAATGGCTGATTTTTTGACACGACAGATTCGTGAAATAACCCACCCACGAGGCAAAGGCAAAAAGCGCCCTGATTCAATACATGCATCCTTAGCCGGTGGGCGAAAGAGTATGTCGTTTTATATGGGCAATATCTTCTCATTCTTCGCGAGTGCGAATGATGAGCTCAGTCATGTTCTGGTGGAACCGGGCTATGAGGTCCCAGGTTTTTGGTATCCGAAACCAGAGCCTTTTAATATCACAGTAAAAAGCTATGCAACCGGAGATGTCACCGGTGTGCTGGATGCGAGCAAAGCAGAAATTGAGTTGTCCACAATTCCGTTTGTGCAGCTCAGCAATGCATTAGTGAGTACAGATTCGGATGCTTTTCATAATCTGAGCTATCAACAGTTGGTGGATATTTATCAGGTTACCCTAGATCCAAGTCGGATCAAACTGACATTTAATATTAAAAATCTATCCGTTGACCTCAATGGCCGTGTATTGCCAATCCGGAATTTTGATAGTTATCTGTTGTATTACCTAGTCGCACGAGATAGCCATGAAAACTCATTCTCATATCAAAAAGAAGTTTTTGGTAATAAAGAGCATGCCTTGACGCAGGCACTATGGCAGCTAATGGGTGAAGTTACGGGTATAAGGGATTTCGAAAGCCTGATAGGTAACAGCTGGGAGGCGCCTGCAGAGTATGTCGAAAAGTATATTGCTAGGCTAAAACAAGAAAATCCAGACCTTATTCCTCTTCATCAGAGCCCCAAGCTCTTTAGTTCCCTCTCCAAAGACGGAGTCATCAGCGAGAAATCGATTGAGCGGATGATGACCGATATCCGCAAGGCATTAGAGCAGACTGAGGGCCGTCCAACCGTGAATGTATGTAAAGTGGCCACATTGAAAGAGGATGGCGAGGAACGCAAAGCAGCCAAGGGAGTAGATGCGTACTTGGGGCTTTTATTGCCTGCCCATCAAATTCAACTTATTTAG
- the cmr1 gene encoding type III-B CRISPR module RAMP protein Cmr1, which produces MTQLQTWIDLLDQTNEEPNLKAEFQVVTPMFIGDGEQKADSIRPPAIKGALRFWWRALNWSRCLQQAGNEASALKQLHDEEAVLFGLAAKQDAQGNQTGGQGVFSLKLTQKLELLKDWSPGAGIQYLLGQGLWNYKEKLLRNAIADGSCFTIELRWHPNRLDIAASKLVLNVSSIKETIDDALMAFGLLSGLGSRARKGLGAVSITALSGSRWSVPTSMKSYKETLQKLLQPRLSTRVLPPFTAVSANTRLDFSSTGKAANALLEEMGGQMQMYRSWGREGKVNGKSAEQNFRGDHDEALFATQGEQPRKQPERAVFGLPHNYFFSSTKGKVDIHVKKDAAGERRASPLFLHTHLLPDGSFVAVQLLMPAVFLPGNNPMLEYKSKRSFTLPASDADWSVITRYMDRFKNKETVITTDLQGAQ; this is translated from the coding sequence ATGACGCAGTTGCAAACATGGATTGACCTGCTGGATCAAACCAATGAAGAACCCAACCTGAAAGCCGAGTTTCAGGTTGTAACGCCGATGTTTATCGGTGACGGTGAACAGAAGGCCGACAGTATACGGCCTCCAGCGATCAAGGGCGCGCTCCGCTTCTGGTGGCGGGCGCTGAATTGGAGCCGTTGTCTGCAGCAGGCAGGCAATGAAGCCAGTGCGCTTAAACAGTTGCATGATGAAGAGGCAGTACTCTTCGGGCTTGCAGCAAAACAGGATGCGCAGGGTAACCAGACTGGAGGACAAGGGGTTTTCAGCTTGAAGCTAACCCAGAAGTTGGAGCTTTTAAAAGACTGGTCCCCGGGGGCAGGGATCCAGTACCTGCTTGGCCAAGGATTGTGGAATTACAAAGAGAAGCTGTTGAGAAATGCCATCGCTGATGGTAGCTGCTTTACGATTGAATTGCGTTGGCATCCCAATCGTCTTGATATTGCCGCTTCGAAACTTGTTCTGAATGTTTCATCGATAAAAGAAACAATAGACGATGCACTGATGGCCTTTGGTCTGCTGAGTGGACTGGGCAGTCGGGCTCGAAAAGGGCTGGGAGCAGTTTCGATAACAGCGTTATCTGGCAGTCGCTGGTCTGTCCCGACGTCAATGAAATCTTACAAGGAAACCTTGCAAAAGCTTTTGCAACCCAGGTTATCCACCCGAGTACTCCCTCCATTCACTGCTGTGAGTGCCAACACCCGACTAGACTTCTCCTCTACCGGCAAGGCTGCGAATGCCCTGTTGGAAGAGATGGGCGGGCAGATGCAGATGTACCGTAGCTGGGGTCGAGAGGGAAAAGTAAACGGTAAATCTGCTGAACAAAATTTCAGAGGAGATCACGATGAAGCTTTGTTCGCGACTCAAGGCGAGCAACCAAGGAAGCAACCTGAGCGCGCGGTGTTCGGTTTGCCGCATAATTATTTTTTCAGCAGTACAAAGGGTAAAGTTGATATACATGTGAAAAAGGATGCAGCCGGTGAGCGTCGAGCCAGCCCTCTTTTTCTCCATACCCACTTATTGCCTGATGGTAGTTTTGTAGCCGTACAGCTGCTAATGCCAGCAGTCTTTTTGCCCGGCAATAATCCCATGCTTGAGTATAAGAGCAAACGTAGTTTTACACTGCCGGCTTCTGATGCTGATTGGAGTGTTATTACCCGATATATGGATCGCTTTAAAAACAAAGAGACTGTAATAACGACTGATCTGCAGGGAGCACAATAA
- a CDS encoding Cas10/Cmr2 second palm domain-containing protein yields the protein MNELKAYFHLTLGPVQGFVAQARRTRDFWAGSFLLSWLSSVAMASAQKQGGVINFPIPDDHFMAALKGEAKNNPPQQGSVPNRFKTLEVQVDQHFDPQRVVTDMQAAWRALCEHIWQRDMVPTLGSDSKQEQITKQIWHRQLHHYWEINWCLADEAHVSNMLDRRKNWRSHTLPPEPGVKCMMMEGFQELSGLEYPDQKKLDNFWQRIRRSVKSGTSDLRPGECLSALGFVKRRFVRHFKDFQGTLPSGQAISGWPLPAQVPSVAHIAAAPWYAAVLENAQLDKDVDQALNRFYDVAEQLVDFSETANPIQRVDSAIKRTGYHKEWAGLDGNVFHVSQLENSKLFDDDPGTQRKAKSMLSALNELRQSTGLPEASSFYAVLIMDGDSLGSQMSDPDKQEAISKGLNNFTTGVPSIVQDQDGFLVYAGGDDVLALVCLDKAVELALQLRNFYAECFAQQNKNLSTDKQITTSLSGAIEFCHMKTPLTFVLGDSHSLLDDIAKDRTGRDALAVRVWKPGGLHLEWSQPWQYLIDQAQQTGNLLSDVVKMFSEREQNSPFTNKFIFKAEEMLQRLPQQLLKAEQDEELLAKMLQAELVHSGLDLNQNSRNKQQILDELLQPLIALATPHVRKTDDQGRFKELKPQHRFDADALKLVRFLTQESICQPMQENKEVHA from the coding sequence GTGAATGAACTGAAAGCCTATTTCCACCTTACCCTGGGCCCGGTTCAGGGTTTTGTTGCACAGGCACGTCGTACGCGGGACTTCTGGGCGGGGTCTTTCCTGCTGTCCTGGCTCTCCAGCGTGGCGATGGCATCGGCTCAAAAGCAGGGTGGTGTGATCAATTTTCCGATTCCTGATGACCACTTCATGGCTGCGTTGAAAGGTGAAGCTAAAAACAATCCGCCCCAGCAGGGCAGCGTGCCCAACCGGTTTAAAACCCTTGAGGTCCAAGTCGATCAGCACTTTGACCCTCAACGGGTTGTCACTGATATGCAAGCGGCTTGGAGGGCACTTTGTGAGCACATCTGGCAGCGTGATATGGTGCCGACGCTTGGCAGCGATTCAAAGCAGGAGCAGATAACCAAACAGATCTGGCATCGTCAGTTGCACCACTACTGGGAGATCAACTGGTGTCTGGCTGATGAGGCTCATGTTAGCAATATGTTGGATCGCAGAAAAAACTGGCGCTCACATACATTACCGCCTGAGCCTGGGGTTAAGTGTATGATGATGGAAGGGTTTCAGGAGCTTTCCGGGCTTGAATACCCGGATCAGAAAAAGCTCGACAATTTCTGGCAGCGGATACGTCGTTCAGTTAAGTCTGGAACGAGCGACCTGCGCCCGGGTGAGTGTCTGAGTGCCCTTGGTTTTGTGAAACGCCGATTTGTGCGCCACTTTAAGGACTTTCAGGGTACCTTGCCATCCGGCCAAGCCATTTCGGGCTGGCCGCTGCCAGCTCAGGTGCCATCGGTGGCGCATATTGCCGCCGCTCCCTGGTATGCAGCGGTGCTTGAAAACGCTCAGTTAGACAAAGATGTCGATCAAGCACTGAACCGTTTTTATGATGTGGCCGAGCAGTTGGTCGATTTCAGTGAAACCGCCAACCCCATTCAGCGTGTGGACTCAGCCATAAAGAGGACGGGCTATCACAAGGAGTGGGCAGGTCTTGATGGCAATGTATTTCACGTCAGTCAATTAGAGAACAGCAAACTTTTTGATGACGATCCTGGCACTCAACGTAAGGCAAAGTCGATGCTGAGCGCGCTGAATGAGCTGCGCCAGAGCACAGGTCTGCCAGAGGCAAGTAGCTTCTATGCAGTGCTCATTATGGATGGCGACAGTCTGGGCAGTCAGATGAGTGACCCTGACAAGCAGGAGGCTATCTCCAAGGGGCTTAACAACTTCACGACCGGTGTACCATCCATTGTGCAGGATCAGGATGGCTTTCTGGTCTATGCCGGTGGTGATGATGTGTTGGCGCTGGTGTGCCTCGATAAAGCAGTAGAGCTGGCCTTGCAGTTGCGTAATTTCTACGCAGAGTGTTTTGCACAACAGAACAAGAATCTGAGCACTGACAAGCAGATCACTACCAGCCTGTCGGGGGCGATTGAGTTCTGCCATATGAAGACGCCGCTGACTTTTGTACTCGGTGACTCTCATAGCTTGCTGGATGATATCGCCAAGGATAGAACCGGACGTGATGCGCTGGCGGTTCGCGTCTGGAAACCCGGGGGCCTCCACCTTGAATGGTCACAACCTTGGCAATATTTGATAGATCAGGCGCAGCAGACCGGTAATCTGCTGTCTGATGTAGTCAAAATGTTTTCCGAGCGTGAGCAGAACAGCCCGTTCACCAATAAGTTCATTTTCAAGGCTGAGGAGATGTTGCAGCGTTTGCCGCAGCAGCTGTTGAAGGCAGAGCAGGATGAGGAGCTGCTGGCAAAAATGCTGCAGGCCGAACTGGTTCACTCAGGGCTTGATCTCAACCAGAATAGCCGTAATAAACAGCAGATTTTGGATGAGCTGTTGCAGCCTCTGATCGCACTAGCTACCCCTCATGTGCGTAAAACGGATGATCAGGGGCGCTTTAAAGAGCTGAAACCACAACACCGTTTTGACGCAGATGCACTCAAGCTGGTGCGTTTCTTGACCCAGGAGTCAATTTGTCAGCCTATGCAAGAAAACAAGGAGGTGCACGCATGA